GCTTCGACATCGTCGTGACCGCCGTGACCGTGAACAAGGACCGCGCGAGCCACTTCGCGTTCACGCTGCCGGTCGCGGACGCGACGACCGGCGTGCTGCTGCGGAGCAACGAAACGTCGATCAAGTCGCCGGACGACCTGAACGGCAAGATCGTCGGCTCGCAGACCGGCTCGGCGCAATTGCAGGCGCTGATCGCGCTCGACAAGAAGCTGAAGGACGCGGGCGGCCCCGGCCTCAAGCAGATCAAGCAGTACGTCGCGTTCGACGAAGCGTATGCGGACCTCGCGGTCGGCCGCCTCGACGCGGTCGCGCAGTCGCTCGCGAACCTCGGGCCGCTGATGAAGTCGCGCCCCGGCGTGTTCGCGGTGCTGCCGCAGACGATCGGCCCGAAGAGCTATTTCGCGTGGGTCGTGCGCAAGGACGCGGACAGCGCGAGCCTGCTGAAGCTGTTCAGCGACGGCATCGCGCGCGCGAACCAGGACGGCACGATGAAGAAGCTGCAGCAGAAGTGGTTCGGCTCGACGATGGACGTGCCGACCGAGCTGCCGGCTCCGTCGATCTGATCAGACAACCGTCACCCCACGGCCCGACGACATGAACGCTCCCGACCTGCTCGCGCGCTGCGCCGGCTACGCGCCGCAACTGCTGCAAGGCGCGCTGACGACGCTGTGGCTGTCCGCGCTCGCTGTCTGCTGCGGCTTTTTCGCGGGGATCTTCGTGTACACGATGTCGGTCGGCAAGAGCCGCGGGCTCGCCGGCGCGGCGCGCGTGTACGTCAGCGTGTTTCGCGGCACGCCGGTGCTCGCGCAACTGCTGGTGTTCTATTACGTGCCGTCCGCGCTCGGCATCGACCTGCCCGGCGTCGTCGCGGCGGCGGTCGGGCTGTCGCTGAACACGGCCGCGTACCAGTCGCAGATCCTCGCGGCCGGTTTCCGCGCGATTCCGCGCGGCCAGATCGAGGCCGCACAGACGTTCAACCTGACGCGCCAGCAGGTGTTGTGGCACGTCGAGGTGCCGCAGGTGGTGCGCGCGACGCTGCCGGCGCTCGTGTCCGAGATGATCGACATCGTGAAGGCGTCGGCGGTCGTGTCGGTGATCTCGGTGACGGACCTGATGCGCGTCGGCCAGCAACTGTCGTCGTCGAGCTACCGGCCGCTGGAGGTGTACTCGCTCGCGGCCCTCTTTTATCTGGCGATCACGACGCTGCTGTCGGTCGCCGGCCACTGCTACGCGCGCCGCGCCGCGCGGCGCGCCTGACGACGGAGCGCCCCCGATGGACACCCTGCTCGCCCTCGTCCCCCGCTTCGCGGCCGCGCTCGTCGTCACGCTCGAAGTGAGCGTGCTCGCCGCGTTGCTCGGCATGCTCGGCGGCTTCGCGCTGAACGCGCTGCGGCTGCGCTTCGCCCGCGCGTTCGCGGTGCCGTATGCGGCGTTCGTGTGGCTGATCCGCGGCATGCCGTATCTGTCGCAACTCGTGATCGTGTACTTCGGGCTGCCCGCGCTCGGCGTGACGATGACCGCCGTCGAAGCGACGGTCGTGTCGCTCGCGATCTATTCGAGCGCGTATTTCGCGGAGATTTTCCGCGCCGCGTGGGCGAGCGTGCCGCGCGGCCAGCTCGAAGCGGCCGACGCGTTCGGCATCGGCCGCTGGGCCGCGTTCCGCGCGATCGAACTGCCGCAGGCCGTCGCGTTCGCGGTGCCGCTGCTCGCCAACCAGACGATCCTCACGATCAAGGAAAGCGCGGTCGCGTCGATCATCACGGTCCCCGAACTGACGATGACCGCGAGCGACATCGTCGCGTCCACGTACACGTACATCGGCCCGTACGCGCTGCTGATCGCGAGCTACTGGCTGCTGACCCAGGCCGTGTCGCTGCTCGCGCAGCGCGTGACGGCGATGATCCCGTTCCTGCGAAAGACCTCATGAGCACTCTCCCGATTCTCCAGTTGCGCGCCGTCGGCAAGTCGTACGGCACGACCCGCGTGCTGAAGGGCATCGACCTCGACGTGATGCGCGGCGAGATCGTCACGCTGATCGGCCCGTCCGGCTCCGGCAAGACCACCGCGCTGCGCTGCATGAACTTCCTTGAGGCCTACGACGAAGGCGAAGTGTGGATCAAGGGGCAACTGCTCGGCTACCGGTCCGCGGGCCGCACGCCGCGCGATCGCGACAGCGACGCGAGCATCGCGGAAGTGCGCCGGCCGGTCGCGATGGTGTTCCAGCAGTTCAACCTGTGGCCGCACATGACGGTGCTCGACAACGTCGCCGCGCCGCTCGTGCTCGCGAAGAAGATCGCGCGCGCGGATGCCCGCAGGAAAGCGCATGCGGCGCTCGCTCGCGTCGGTCTCGAACACAAGGCGGACGTCTATCCGGGCCGGTTGAGCGGCGGCCAGCAGCAGCGCGTCGGCATTGCGCGCGCGCTCGCGATCGAGCCGGAAGTGATGCTGCTCGACGAACCGACCTCCGCGCTCGACCCGGAGCTGGTCGAGGAAGTGCTGACCGTGATCCGCTCGCTCGCGCAGGACGGCATGACGATGGTGATGGTCACGCACGAGATGAGCTTCGCCGCGAAGATTTCGGACAAGGTGGTGTTCATGGAAGCCGGCCAGATCGTCGAGGCCGGACCGCCCGCGCAACTGTTCGGCAACACGCGCACGCCGCGCCTGCAACAGTTTCTGAAGCCGTGGTTCGACCGCAGCCTGACGTTCGCTACGGCGAGCCCCGCTGCTTCGGCCGCCGCCGCTTCGGACCCGCTCGGAGCCGCGCGATGAACGGCCTTCGACTTTCCCCCAGCGACGCATGGCGCGCGAGCGAACACGTCGATGCCGACCGCCTGCTCGCGTCGGTCGACACGCTCGCGTCGTTCGGCGCGCGCGGCGACGGCGGCGTGGACCGGCCCGCGCTGTCCGCCGTCGATCTCGACGCGCGCCGCCATCTGATCGACCGCGCCCGCGCGCTCGGCTGCACGGTCAGCACCGACGCGTGCGCGAATCTGTTTTTCCACCGCGCCGGCACAGAGAACCTCGCGCCGGTGATGACCGGCAGCCACATCGACACGCAGCCGACCGGCGGCAAACTCGACGGCTGTTACGGCGTGCTCGCGGGCATCGAATGTCTCGCGGCGCTCGCCGACGCCGGCATCCGCACGCGCCGTCCGCTCGAAGTCGTGGTCTGGACCAACGAGGAAGGCACCCGCTTCACGCCGGGCGCGATGGGATCGAGCGCGTTCGTCGAGCCGTCGCGGCTCGCGGCTTATCTCGACGCGACGGATGCAGCGGGCGTCACGCTGCGCGAAGCGCTCGACGCGCAGCGCCGCGCGTTCCCCGATCTGCCGCTGCGCGATCACGCGGCAACGCCCGCCCATGCGTTCGTCGAACTGCACATCGAGCAAGGCCCGCTGCTCGAAAACGCGGACGTGCCGCTCGGCGTCGTGACCGGCATCCAGGGCGTGCGCTGGTACGCGCTCCATTGCGACGGCGTCGCCGCCCATGCCGGCACGACGCCGATGAACGTGCGCCGCGATGCGATGACGCTCGCCATCGCGCTGCGCGCGGAGATCGACGCGCTCGCGCATGCGCTCGGCGGCGACGACACGCGCATCACCTTCGGCCGCTGGAGCGTATCGCCGAACGCGATCAACACGATTCCGTCGGCGGTCACGTTCAGCGTCGATTTCCGCCACCCGGACGCGGCGGTGCTCGACGCGTTCGATCGCCAGATCGCGGACTGCGCGTTGCGCCGCCGCGCGCGCGTCGAACCGCTGTTTTCGCACGCGCCGGTGCGTTTCGACGCCACCGTGCTCGCGACGCTCGACGCCGCGTGCGCGGCGCTCGATGCGCGCGCGCTGCGGCTCACGTCCGGCGCGTTTCACGACGCGATGTACGTCGCGCGCCATTGCCCGACCGCGATGCTGTTCGTGCCGAGCCGCGACGGCATCAGCCACAACCCGGCCGAATTCACCGGCCCGCATCACCTTGCAATGGGCGCGCGCGCGCTCGCCCATTGCGTCACTCAACTCTGCAACGACTGAACAAGGAGTCACGATGAACGCAATCGCCGCCCCGGCCGCCGCCGACGACAACGGCCTCGAAACCGGCCTGAACGCCACCCTGCGCGAGCCGATCTCGGCCGACGGCACGCCCGTGCTGGGCAAGACCTACACGGTGCCGGCCCGGCACGGCCGCGCGGTCCGCGTGAAGGCCGGCCAGACCATTCGCATCGCGAATCCGCACGGCACCCAGGTCTGCGACACGTGGATCTTCAACGCGGAGCATCTGAACGAGTTCCTGTCGTTCGAACACACGCGCGCGTATATCGACCGGATCATCCCGCAGCCGGGCGATCCGCTCGTCACGAACCACCGCCGGCCGATCGCGGAACTGGTCGCGGACACGTCGCCGGGCGTGCACGACACGCTGATGGCCGCGTGCGACCTGTACCGCTATCGCAACCTCGGCGTCGAGGGCTACCACGACAACTGCGCGGACAACCTGCGCCTCGCGCTGAAGGCGATCGGCCTGCGCACGCGCGAAGTGCCGCAGCCGTTCAACCTGTGGATGAACATTCCGGTGAAGCCCGACTACTCGGTCGAGTGGCTGCCGCCGGTGTCGAAGGCCGGCGACTATGTGGACATCAAGGCGGCGATCGACTGCGTGGTCGTGATGTCGGCGTGCCCGCAAGATATCATTCCGATCAACGCACTGAATCCGCTCGACGTCGAGTTTACGGTGCTCGACCCGGCCGTCTCCTCCCACTCCTAGACCAAAGAACCCGCACGGTGGCTTCCAGAAAACCTTTGTCGTCGGGCGGCGCAACCCGCGCCGCCGCGGCCGGCCCGGCCCGCTCCCCGTCCCCTTCGCGCAAGCCCGGCAGGCCGTCCGCTGCGTCGTCCATCGCCGCGTCCGCGCCGCCGCTCGACGCGGACGCGCTCGGCTCGCGGCTGCGGCACGCGCGGATGGTGCAGCAACTGACGCTGAAGGCGCTCGCCGAACAGGCGGGCTGCTCGGAGAGCCTGCTGTCGAAGGTCGAAGGCGGCCACGCGACGCCGTCGCTCGCGACGCTGCACCGGATCGCGCTCGCGCTCGACACCAACATCGCGACACTCGTGTCCGGCCCCGGCGCGGACGTCACGCCGGTGCAGCGCGCGAGCGAGCGGCCGTCGGTGCGTTTTCCGGCCGTGCAGGCGCGCGCGGCGAAAGGCGGCCGGCCGGCCCCGGCGATCATGCTTGAACGGCTGATCGTCCCCGGTCCCGGCCAGCTTCTGCAAGGCGACATCCACGTGCTCGAACCGCTCGCGCGCAGCGACGAGCAGATCAGCCACATCGGCGAGGAACTCGGCTACGTGCTCGAAGGCGAACTCGAACTGACGCTCGGCGACCAGTGCTACCGGTTGCAGGCCGGCGACTCGTTCTACTTCCCGAGCACCGAGCCGCACAGCTACCGCAACCCGGGCGAATGCACGACGCGCGTGCTGTGGATCAACACGCCGCCCACTTTCTAGCGATTTCGCGCGAGGCCCTACCTTGACCGCCATGACCGGAACCGACGTCAGCCAGATGCAGTTGCCGCGCTTCAGCGGCATCCCGACCTTCATGCGCGTGCCGTATGCGACCGACCCGGCCGCGTTCGACATCGCGCTTGCCGGCGTGCCGTTCGACGGCGGCGTGACCGCGCGGCCCGGCGCGCGCTTCGGCCCGCGCGAGATCCGCAACATGTCGACGATGATGCGCGCGATCCATCACGTGACGCGCTTCAATCCGTTCGAGGCGTGCCGGGTCGCGGACGTCGGCGACGTGCCGTTCGACGACCTGTACCACCTCGAACGCGCGCACGACGACATCCGCCGCTTCTTCGAGCCGCTCTATCGCGCAGGCAAGATCGTGCTCGCGGCGGGCGGCGATCATTCGGTAACCTATCCGATCTTCCAGGCGATCGCGCCGCAGAAGCCGATCGCGCTCGTCCACATCGACGCGCACACCGACACGTGGGATGCGTTCAAGGGCTCGAAATTCACGCACGGCGCGCCGTTCCGCCGCGCGGTCGAGGCGGGCCTGCTCGACCCGACGCGCACGATCCAGATCGGCATACGCGGCGCGCAGAATTCGGACGAAGGCTGGCGTTATTCGCTCGATCACGGGATGCGCGTCGTGTTCATCGAGGAGTTCGACGCGCTCGGGCCGGCCGCGATCGCGGCGGAAGCGCGGCGCGTGGTCGGCGACGGTCCGGTGTATCTGTCGCTCGACGTGGACGGACTCGATCCGGTCTTTACGCCCGGCACCGGCACGCCGGAGATCGGCGGGCTGTTGACGCGCGAAACGCTCGCGCTGCTGCGCGGGCTAGACGGGCTGAACTGGATCGGCGGCGACGTGGTGGAGGTGTCGCCGCCTTACGATCAGACCGGCAATACCGCGCTCGTCGCCGCTACGTTGATGTACGAGATGCTGTGTCTGTTCGCGAAGCGGGCCGCGCCCGGGGCGGGCGCGTAGGCATGGCATGCGCGGTTCGAGCCCGTGGCCCTGCTGGCCTGGCCGATCGCGCGCGCCTCTGAACGCTAAACCTGCTGACACGACTCCGGCACGCGGTTCCATTGCCGGATCGCGCGATGCTCGCGGTCGAAGCCGAGGATGCTGATCGACGCGGTATCCAGATAGAAGTGCGCGCCGAGCGCGGCCGCGTCGCCGATCCAGCAGCCGGCGAGCGCGCGCAGGAAATGCGCGTGCGAGAACAACGCGACGCGCCCCGGCATCGCGAGCAGGCGGCCGACCAGCGACTGCGCGCGCGCCTGCACCTGTTCGAGACTCTCGCCTTGCGGAACCGGCGCGCTCCACACCGTCCAGCCCGGCTGCTGCGCGCGGATCTGCGGCGTCGTCAGTCCTTCGTATTGCCCGTAGTCCCATTCGAGCAGCGCCGGCTCGGGTTCGGCCGCGTCGCCGAGACCCGCGAGGCGGCACGTGTCGAGCGCGCGCGTCAGCGGGCTGGACAGCACCGCGTCGAAATGCTGCGCGGCAAGCACCGGCGCGAGCGCGCGCGCCTGGGCGCGGCCGCGCTCCGTCAACGGAACGTCGGTGCGGCCGGTGTGCTGTCCCGAACGGCTCCATTCGGTTTCGCCGTGCCGGATCAGCCAGATTTCGCGTGGAATGGTAACCTCTGCTGCTGATGCGGCGCTCATGAGCGGCTCCGTAGGCGGTGCGGCATCGAACTTGCGATGCGCGCAGATCGGCGGATGCGGTGGATGCAGTCTGCACCTCCGCGGCGGTCCATTCTATGCCAGCGGTCGCGGCCGTGCCGCATACCCCGTCCATACCGCACAGGCCGGCCGCGACACGAAGCAGCGCGATGCAACGCGCGTCGTCATCGCGATGCCGCGCAACGCGGCTACGCTGAACCGGATGCAAAAAGTTTCGACGAGTGGTGTTCTGGTGCGATGTCGGTTCTTTTGAAGGAGGGCAACGGTCGTGAACCAAGACGGAATGCTTGCGCAGATTCGCGAAAAGCCGGGATTCATCGCGGCGCTGGACCAGAGCGGCGGCTCGACGCCGGGCGCGCTCAGGCAATACGGCATTGCCGACAGCGCATATAGCGGCGACGCCGAAATGTTCAGGCTGATGCACGAGATGCGCGTGCGGATCATCAGCGCGCCCGCGTTCACCGGCGAACGGATCATCGGCGCGATTCTCTTCGAGGCGACCATGGACGGCAGCGCGCAGGGCAAGCCGGTGCCGTCGTTCCTGTGGGAAGCGCGCGGCGTCGTGCCGTTCCTGAAAGTGGACAAGGGGCTGGAGCCGGAAGCGAACGGCGTGCGGCTGATGAAGCCGATCCCCGGCCTCGATCCGCTGCTCGACCGCGCGGCGAAGCTCGGCGTGTTCGGCACGAAGATGCGCTCGGTGATCGGCCACAACGCATCGGACGGCATCGCGGCCGTCGTGCGCCAGCAGTTCGAATACGCGCAGCAGATCGACGGACACGGGCTGATGCCGATCCTCGAACCGGAAGTGTCGATCGACACGCCGGACAAGGCCGGCGCCGAAGCGACGCTGCGTTCGGAACTGCTGAAGGGGCTCGACGCGCTGCCCGAGTCGCGCCAGGTGATGGTCAAGCTGACGATCCCGGACGTCGTGGACTTCTACCAGCCGTTGATCGAGCATCCGCGCGTGCTGCGCGTGGTCGCGCTGTCCGGCGGCTATACGCGCAGCGACGCATGCGAGCGGCTGAAGCTCAACCACGGGATGATCGCGAGCTTCTCGCGCGCGCTGATCAACGACCTGAAGAAGTCGATGAGCGACGACGAATTCGACGCGGCGCTCGCGGAAGCGGTCGACGAGATCTATCGCGCATCGGTCGACAAGGACTGACGTCCAGCGCATCGGCCGCCCTGCTGCGGGTTTCATCGCGGACCTGGCGGCCGATGCCCATCGGCGTCATGCACCGTGCAGCGTGTCGATGATCGCCTGCGTGATGCCGGGCCGGTCGTAGGTGGTGCGCTGGATCATCCCGACCGTGCGCAGCATCGGCGGGTTCGCGATCGGCAGCACGCGCAGCGCCGGATCGTTGCGCCAGTTGCCGCCGTGCAGCACCGGCAGCACCGTCACGCCGACGTTCTCGCGCACCAGCGCGACGATCGTCTCGATCGAGTTCAACTCCAGATATTCGTTCACGTCGAGGCCTGCGTGGTCGAGCGCCTGCTCGACCACGCGGCCGGTCGGCACGCGCCGGTCGAAGCGCAGGAAACCGTGGTTGCCGAGGATGCGCTGCGGGTCGGTGTCCATGATCTCGCGGCTCGTCACCAGCATCAGCGGCTCCGTGTACAGCGTGGTCCAGCGCAGCGTGTCCGGCAGCGTCGCGCCAGGCCGCGCGACGACCGCCGCGATATCCACCTCCCCCGCGTCCACCATCCCGGCGAGTTCGTCCGAACGCGCCGACACGAGCCGCACGTCGAGCTGCGGATGCGCGGCCTTCAGCCGGGCGACCACCAGCGACAGCGCGCCGATCACCGACACCACCGCGCCGATCGTCACCGGCCCGACCATCGAGTCGGCCGGCGCGACGCCGAGTTCGGCCAGCAGTTCGAGAATCTGCTCGACCTTCGGCTGGATGTCGCGGCCCGCGCGCGTCAGCGCGACCTGGCGCGCGCGGCGGTCGAACAACTGGCGGCCGAGCGCCTGTTCGAGACCGCGCATCTGGAGGCTCA
The Paraburkholderia caballeronis genome window above contains:
- a CDS encoding LysR family transcriptional regulator, coding for MPTLRMLKTFQAVARTGSFASAAEKVALTQAAVSLQMRGLEQALGRQLFDRRARQVALTRAGRDIQPKVEQILELLAELGVAPADSMVGPVTIGAVVSVIGALSLVVARLKAAHPQLDVRLVSARSDELAGMVDAGEVDIAAVVARPGATLPDTLRWTTLYTEPLMLVTSREIMDTDPQRILGNHGFLRFDRRVPTGRVVEQALDHAGLDVNEYLELNSIETIVALVRENVGVTVLPVLHGGNWRNDPALRVLPIANPPMLRTVGMIQRTTYDRPGITQAIIDTLHGA
- a CDS encoding histidine phosphatase family protein → MSAASAAEVTIPREIWLIRHGETEWSRSGQHTGRTDVPLTERGRAQARALAPVLAAQHFDAVLSSPLTRALDTCRLAGLGDAAEPEPALLEWDYGQYEGLTTPQIRAQQPGWTVWSAPVPQGESLEQVQARAQSLVGRLLAMPGRVALFSHAHFLRALAGCWIGDAAALGAHFYLDTASISILGFDREHRAIRQWNRVPESCQQV
- the speB gene encoding agmatinase, which encodes MTGTDVSQMQLPRFSGIPTFMRVPYATDPAAFDIALAGVPFDGGVTARPGARFGPREIRNMSTMMRAIHHVTRFNPFEACRVADVGDVPFDDLYHLERAHDDIRRFFEPLYRAGKIVLAAGGDHSVTYPIFQAIAPQKPIALVHIDAHTDTWDAFKGSKFTHGAPFRRAVEAGLLDPTRTIQIGIRGAQNSDEGWRYSLDHGMRVVFIEEFDALGPAAIAAEARRVVGDGPVYLSLDVDGLDPVFTPGTGTPEIGGLLTRETLALLRGLDGLNWIGGDVVEVSPPYDQTGNTALVAATLMYEMLCLFAKRAAPGAGA
- a CDS encoding DUF1989 domain-containing protein → MNAIAAPAAADDNGLETGLNATLREPISADGTPVLGKTYTVPARHGRAVRVKAGQTIRIANPHGTQVCDTWIFNAEHLNEFLSFEHTRAYIDRIIPQPGDPLVTNHRRPIAELVADTSPGVHDTLMAACDLYRYRNLGVEGYHDNCADNLRLALKAIGLRTREVPQPFNLWMNIPVKPDYSVEWLPPVSKAGDYVDIKAAIDCVVVMSACPQDIIPINALNPLDVEFTVLDPAVSSHS
- a CDS encoding M20 family metallo-hydrolase, which encodes MNGLRLSPSDAWRASEHVDADRLLASVDTLASFGARGDGGVDRPALSAVDLDARRHLIDRARALGCTVSTDACANLFFHRAGTENLAPVMTGSHIDTQPTGGKLDGCYGVLAGIECLAALADAGIRTRRPLEVVVWTNEEGTRFTPGAMGSSAFVEPSRLAAYLDATDAAGVTLREALDAQRRAFPDLPLRDHAATPAHAFVELHIEQGPLLENADVPLGVVTGIQGVRWYALHCDGVAAHAGTTPMNVRRDAMTLAIALRAEIDALAHALGGDDTRITFGRWSVSPNAINTIPSAVTFSVDFRHPDAAVLDAFDRQIADCALRRRARVEPLFSHAPVRFDATVLATLDAACAALDARALRLTSGAFHDAMYVARHCPTAMLFVPSRDGISHNPAEFTGPHHLAMGARALAHCVTQLCND
- a CDS encoding cupin domain-containing protein — protein: MAASAPPLDADALGSRLRHARMVQQLTLKALAEQAGCSESLLSKVEGGHATPSLATLHRIALALDTNIATLVSGPGADVTPVQRASERPSVRFPAVQARAAKGGRPAPAIMLERLIVPGPGQLLQGDIHVLEPLARSDEQISHIGEELGYVLEGELELTLGDQCYRLQAGDSFYFPSTEPHSYRNPGECTTRVLWINTPPTF
- a CDS encoding amino acid ABC transporter permease encodes the protein MNAPDLLARCAGYAPQLLQGALTTLWLSALAVCCGFFAGIFVYTMSVGKSRGLAGAARVYVSVFRGTPVLAQLLVFYYVPSALGIDLPGVVAAAVGLSLNTAAYQSQILAAGFRAIPRGQIEAAQTFNLTRQQVLWHVEVPQVVRATLPALVSEMIDIVKASAVVSVISVTDLMRVGQQLSSSSYRPLEVYSLAALFYLAITTLLSVAGHCYARRAARRA
- a CDS encoding fructose bisphosphate aldolase, translated to MLAQIREKPGFIAALDQSGGSTPGALRQYGIADSAYSGDAEMFRLMHEMRVRIISAPAFTGERIIGAILFEATMDGSAQGKPVPSFLWEARGVVPFLKVDKGLEPEANGVRLMKPIPGLDPLLDRAAKLGVFGTKMRSVIGHNASDGIAAVVRQQFEYAQQIDGHGLMPILEPEVSIDTPDKAGAEATLRSELLKGLDALPESRQVMVKLTIPDVVDFYQPLIEHPRVLRVVALSGGYTRSDACERLKLNHGMIASFSRALINDLKKSMSDDEFDAALAEAVDEIYRASVDKD
- a CDS encoding amino acid ABC transporter ATP-binding protein — its product is MSTLPILQLRAVGKSYGTTRVLKGIDLDVMRGEIVTLIGPSGSGKTTALRCMNFLEAYDEGEVWIKGQLLGYRSAGRTPRDRDSDASIAEVRRPVAMVFQQFNLWPHMTVLDNVAAPLVLAKKIARADARRKAHAALARVGLEHKADVYPGRLSGGQQQRVGIARALAIEPEVMLLDEPTSALDPELVEEVLTVIRSLAQDGMTMVMVTHEMSFAAKISDKVVFMEAGQIVEAGPPAQLFGNTRTPRLQQFLKPWFDRSLTFATASPAASAAAASDPLGAAR
- a CDS encoding transporter substrate-binding domain-containing protein → MHKPLRNLVLSLAGALALVASAPGWSQGSDLLGRINANKEITIATEARYAPFEYVDNGKIVGYDADLMAYVLKSLPDVKVKQLDLPFQGLLPGLDAKRFDIVVTAVTVNKDRASHFAFTLPVADATTGVLLRSNETSIKSPDDLNGKIVGSQTGSAQLQALIALDKKLKDAGGPGLKQIKQYVAFDEAYADLAVGRLDAVAQSLANLGPLMKSRPGVFAVLPQTIGPKSYFAWVVRKDADSASLLKLFSDGIARANQDGTMKKLQQKWFGSTMDVPTELPAPSI
- a CDS encoding amino acid ABC transporter permease; protein product: MDTLLALVPRFAAALVVTLEVSVLAALLGMLGGFALNALRLRFARAFAVPYAAFVWLIRGMPYLSQLVIVYFGLPALGVTMTAVEATVVSLAIYSSAYFAEIFRAAWASVPRGQLEAADAFGIGRWAAFRAIELPQAVAFAVPLLANQTILTIKESAVASIITVPELTMTASDIVASTYTYIGPYALLIASYWLLTQAVSLLAQRVTAMIPFLRKTS